From Nitrospirota bacterium, one genomic window encodes:
- the dxs gene encoding 1-deoxy-D-xylulose-5-phosphate synthase: MSILKTIHSPADLKRLSPAQFPVLCQELREQIIGVVSNVGGHLASNLGVIELTVALHYLLDTPQDKIVWDTSNQAYAHKLLTGRREQFHTLRQYGGMSGFTKREESVYDTFNAGHAGTGVSAAFGLVAAREQLAQHHKVVCVVGDGAMTAGMTLEGLHHAGGLGKDFLVILNDNQMSISKNVGAISSYLNRTFTGEFYTKMREETGQLLGKIPHIGQDMQKWARRAEELAKGAILPGLLFEELGFRYAGPIDGHNFEHLLPTLDNVLKMRGPVLLHVITKKGLGYEPAVNNPVWFHACPPFVRETGAPAKKAARPSYTQIAIESLVKLARHDKRIVAITAAMCEGTGLNIFEKEFPDRIYDVGIAEQHAVTFAAGLATQGLRPVVAMYSTFLQRAYDQVVHDVATQNLPVTFCIDRGGLVAEDGTTHHGAFDYAFLRHMPNMVVMAPKDENELQHMLKTCVQHDGPASVRYPRGLTLGVTMDQEPKALPIGKGELLQEGTDVAIVAIGVSVWHAVTAAKRLEAEGISTAVVNARFVKPLDQDLIVGVAKKVRYVVTVEEGSRMGGFGSAVLEALSDGGVTDVRTKVLGLPDWYIEQGPQDFLRERYGLTAEGIYQSVKELIGQAQAPAREQRTLATLADRLPHGDEQGS, encoded by the coding sequence ATGTCGATCTTGAAGACCATTCACAGCCCTGCTGATCTGAAACGGCTCTCACCGGCGCAGTTTCCTGTCTTGTGCCAGGAACTGCGGGAACAGATTATCGGCGTGGTCTCTAATGTCGGAGGGCACCTGGCCTCGAACCTCGGAGTGATTGAACTGACTGTCGCGTTGCACTATCTGCTCGATACGCCACAAGATAAAATCGTCTGGGACACCAGCAATCAAGCCTACGCACATAAGCTCCTTACCGGGCGCCGGGAGCAATTTCATACGCTCCGTCAGTACGGGGGAATGAGCGGCTTCACCAAGCGCGAGGAGAGTGTCTACGATACGTTCAATGCAGGCCATGCTGGTACCGGCGTGTCCGCCGCCTTTGGGCTGGTCGCTGCCCGTGAGCAATTGGCGCAGCATCACAAGGTCGTCTGTGTCGTCGGAGATGGCGCCATGACCGCCGGTATGACGCTGGAAGGTCTGCACCATGCTGGAGGGTTGGGGAAAGACTTCCTGGTCATTCTGAACGACAATCAAATGTCCATTTCGAAGAATGTCGGAGCCATTTCCTCATATTTGAACCGGACCTTCACCGGAGAGTTTTATACCAAGATGCGCGAGGAAACGGGGCAACTGTTGGGGAAGATTCCCCATATCGGGCAGGATATGCAGAAGTGGGCTCGCCGGGCAGAAGAATTGGCCAAGGGTGCGATCCTCCCCGGGCTGCTTTTTGAAGAGCTGGGGTTTAGATATGCCGGACCGATCGACGGCCATAACTTTGAGCATCTGCTTCCGACCTTGGATAATGTGTTGAAGATGAGGGGGCCCGTGTTGCTCCATGTCATCACGAAAAAGGGATTGGGCTATGAGCCTGCGGTGAACAATCCGGTTTGGTTCCATGCCTGTCCGCCTTTTGTGCGGGAAACCGGGGCACCGGCCAAGAAAGCGGCTCGACCGTCTTATACGCAGATCGCTATCGAATCATTAGTGAAGCTGGCCCGTCACGATAAGCGCATCGTCGCGATTACGGCTGCGATGTGTGAAGGGACCGGCCTGAATATCTTCGAGAAGGAATTTCCGGACCGAATTTATGATGTCGGTATTGCCGAACAACATGCGGTGACGTTTGCGGCTGGTCTTGCGACGCAGGGCCTCCGCCCGGTGGTGGCCATGTATTCCACTTTCTTGCAGCGGGCGTACGACCAGGTGGTGCACGATGTTGCGACCCAGAATCTTCCGGTGACTTTTTGCATCGATCGCGGCGGGTTAGTGGCGGAAGACGGGACGACGCACCACGGGGCGTTCGATTATGCGTTCCTGCGCCACATGCCGAACATGGTGGTCATGGCGCCGAAGGATGAAAATGAGTTGCAGCATATGCTGAAGACCTGCGTCCAGCATGACGGCCCCGCTTCGGTGCGGTATCCTCGAGGGCTGACCCTGGGCGTGACGATGGATCAGGAACCTAAGGCCTTGCCGATCGGGAAAGGTGAGCTCTTGCAGGAAGGCACAGATGTCGCAATCGTCGCGATCGGTGTGTCGGTCTGGCATGCGGTGACGGCCGCAAAACGGCTTGAAGCAGAAGGTATTTCAACAGCGGTCGTGAATGCGCGTTTTGTGAAGCCGTTGGATCAGGATTTGATCGTTGGGGTCGCGAAGAAAGTTCGCTATGTCGTGACCGTTGAAGAAGGCAGTAGAATGGGCGGGTTCGGTTCAGCAGTACTCGAAGCCCTGTCGGACGGCGGCGTGACGGATGTGAGAACGAAGGTTCTCGGGCTGCCTGATTGGTACATTGAGCAAGGACCACAAGACTTTCTGCGCGAGCGGTATGGGTTGACGGCGGAAGGTATCTATCAGAGCGTGAAGGAATTGATCGGTCAGGCGCAGGCTCCTGCGCGAGAGCAGCGCACGCTTGCCACATTGGCCGATCGGTTGCCGCATGGAGACGAGCAGGGAAGCTAA
- the mlaD gene encoding outer membrane lipid asymmetry maintenance protein MlaD, translated as MEKAKLEMVVGVFVLVGILCLGYLAVKLGKLELVSGDVYEVDAQFNTASGLKPGSTVEIAGVEVGRVRGIVLKEDRAMVKLAVNNTVKLYTDTIASIKTRGIIGEKFLALSPGGGGDPLKPGDTIRDTESGLDLEELVSQYVHGKVN; from the coding sequence ATGGAAAAAGCCAAGCTAGAGATGGTGGTCGGTGTGTTCGTGCTCGTCGGCATCTTGTGCCTCGGGTATCTGGCGGTCAAGCTCGGGAAACTCGAGTTGGTCAGCGGCGACGTCTACGAGGTCGACGCGCAGTTCAATACGGCCTCGGGGCTTAAGCCAGGCTCGACGGTCGAAATCGCCGGAGTCGAAGTCGGTCGGGTCCGCGGGATTGTGCTCAAAGAGGATCGCGCGATGGTGAAGTTGGCGGTCAATAACACCGTCAAGCTCTACACCGACACGATTGCCTCTATCAAAACGCGGGGCATCATCGGAGAGAAATTCCTCGCGCTGTCTCCGGGAGGGGGTGGCGATCCGCTCAAGCCGGGGGATACGATACGCGATACTGAATCGGGCCTCGATCTTGAGGAGTTGGTGAGTCAGTATGTGCATGGCAAAGTGAACTGA
- a CDS encoding ATP-binding cassette domain-containing protein, whose amino-acid sequence MIKLVGVEKKLGGQPVLQGVDLTIPVGKLTTIIGRSGEGKSVLLKHMIGLMQPDRGEVWVGDVEISRLSGTRLNDVRKRFAMLFQGAALFDSLSVFENVAFPLREKLRMKGSAVTKRVEEKLGEVGLAGMGHKFPAELSGGMRKRAGLARALVMEPEIILFDEPTTGLDPLMAKSIHDLIVTMQRRFGFTAVMVSHEIPEIFGISDWVAILRKGKIALMAPAAEFQRTTDPEIHEFISVGGTVALPGSLVG is encoded by the coding sequence ATGATCAAGCTCGTTGGCGTTGAAAAAAAGCTGGGCGGACAACCGGTGTTACAGGGCGTTGATCTCACGATCCCCGTCGGCAAGTTGACGACCATTATTGGCCGCAGTGGAGAGGGAAAGAGTGTGCTCCTCAAGCACATGATCGGGCTGATGCAGCCGGATCGCGGTGAGGTATGGGTCGGCGATGTGGAGATATCCAGGCTGTCGGGCACACGATTGAACGATGTGCGGAAGCGTTTTGCCATGCTGTTTCAGGGGGCCGCACTGTTTGATTCTCTTTCGGTCTTCGAGAACGTGGCCTTCCCGTTGCGTGAAAAATTGCGCATGAAGGGCTCGGCGGTGACCAAACGGGTTGAGGAAAAGCTCGGGGAAGTCGGGCTGGCGGGGATGGGACACAAGTTTCCTGCCGAGTTGAGCGGGGGTATGCGAAAGCGGGCAGGATTGGCACGGGCGTTGGTCATGGAGCCGGAAATCATTCTCTTCGATGAGCCCACGACCGGGCTGGATCCGTTGATGGCGAAATCGATTCACGACTTAATTGTCACGATGCAGCGGCGGTTCGGCTTTACGGCGGTGATGGTCAGCCATGAAATTCCGGAGATCTTCGGGATTTCCGATTGGGTAGCGATACTTCGGAAAGGCAAGATTGCATTGATGGCCCCGGCCGCTGAGTTCCAGCGGACCACCGATCCGGAGATTCACGAATTTATTTCAGTCGGTGGGACTGTGGCGTTGCCTGGATCGCTCGTTGGGTGA
- a CDS encoding c-type cytochrome, giving the protein MKQMKFAQLAVVLGAGLFLAACGGGESEGPVVPPPPAPAEYADKHMPAGWWTDAAKLEEGRKLFIGDTNPDVNCASCHGKDGKPVKAGARDFRKGDRMGLYSDSVWFWRISEGVPNTKMKAWKSKLSDEDRWKLVLFERNFGLAGKAWDTEKKSWVDAAGVSAAPAAPAAAPAAAPAAAPAAPAPAGK; this is encoded by the coding sequence ATGAAACAGATGAAATTTGCGCAGTTAGCGGTGGTGTTGGGAGCGGGGCTCTTTCTGGCGGCGTGCGGTGGTGGAGAGAGTGAGGGGCCGGTCGTTCCGCCGCCTCCAGCGCCTGCCGAGTATGCAGATAAACATATGCCTGCCGGTTGGTGGACTGATGCCGCCAAGTTGGAAGAGGGGCGGAAGCTTTTCATCGGCGACACGAACCCCGATGTGAATTGCGCGAGTTGCCATGGCAAGGACGGCAAGCCGGTCAAGGCTGGCGCCCGTGACTTCCGTAAGGGCGATCGGATGGGCCTCTATTCAGATTCCGTGTGGTTCTGGAGAATTTCAGAAGGGGTGCCCAATACGAAGATGAAGGCCTGGAAGAGCAAGCTGTCGGATGAAGATCGCTGGAAGCTCGTCTTGTTTGAGCGGAACTTTGGGTTAGCCGGTAAAGCTTGGGACACCGAGAAGAAGTCCTGGGTTGATGCGGCGGGCGTGTCGGCTGCTCCTGCGGCTCCGGCCGCGGCTCCCGCAGCGGCACCAGCTGCAGCTCCCGCTGCTCCGGCACCGGCAGGCAAGTAA
- a CDS encoding cytochrome c: MGNVIKKLMIGLVVGGALVGATRALEFPVIFQMMFFAYAMLGAVVFMILDAPALTPMSGLKSVIVLVVFYIVLCTVYISGASMWPQYDPEDEKGKIAKILKPKFAATQQGKAEELIARAKALDEQVKALTVRLKAVGGDQATKDQPAGASGSTPATSGAATGDFMKLGEEQWQLQECYNCHKLKGEGGKKRGPELDNIATYLSVDDIKQKILDPKSFMAEGFEKEYEKGKMPDKYKDLMEEKDVVALASWLGTFKNTSVNTPKPIKKK, from the coding sequence ATGGGGAATGTGATTAAGAAGCTGATGATCGGTTTGGTGGTGGGCGGCGCACTGGTCGGTGCGACGCGAGCCCTCGAGTTCCCTGTCATCTTCCAGATGATGTTCTTCGCATATGCGATGCTGGGAGCGGTCGTGTTCATGATCCTGGATGCGCCGGCACTTACTCCGATGAGCGGACTGAAGTCCGTCATCGTGTTGGTGGTGTTCTATATCGTGCTCTGCACGGTGTACATTTCCGGTGCCTCGATGTGGCCGCAGTACGATCCGGAAGATGAGAAGGGAAAGATCGCCAAGATCTTGAAGCCCAAGTTTGCAGCGACTCAACAGGGGAAAGCTGAGGAGTTGATCGCGCGGGCGAAGGCCCTCGATGAGCAAGTAAAAGCCTTAACGGTGCGCCTCAAGGCAGTAGGTGGAGACCAGGCGACAAAAGACCAGCCGGCTGGAGCTTCCGGATCGACCCCGGCAACATCCGGTGCGGCAACCGGAGATTTCATGAAGCTGGGTGAGGAGCAGTGGCAATTACAGGAATGTTATAACTGCCACAAGTTGAAGGGGGAAGGCGGGAAGAAGCGCGGCCCTGAACTCGATAACATCGCCACCTATCTCTCTGTCGACGACATCAAGCAGAAGATCCTCGATCCCAAGAGTTTCATGGCGGAAGGATTCGAGAAGGAGTACGAGAAGGGCAAGATGCCGGACAAGTACAAGGACTTGATGGAGGAGAAGGACGTCGTGGCGCTCGCCTCCTGGCTCGGGACATTCAAGAATACATCGGTGAATACGCCAAAGCCGATTAAGAAGAAGTAG
- the hpnH gene encoding adenosyl-hopene transferase HpnH, with amino-acid sequence MAVPLSQMFTVTKYVLTQKITRVKRYPLVLMLEPLFRCNLACAGCGKIQYPDHVLDKRLTPEQCWAAAEECGAPIVSIPGGEPMIHPEMASIVRGLVAQKRYVYLCTNAILMERKLDEYEPSKFLTFSVHMDGLKDEHDLAVCRDGVYDVAVKAIKAALKRGHRVTTNTTLFDDANPERVRKFFDAMMELGVEGMMISPGYSYNKAPDQQHFLKRERTRELFSRILGSPKQGWQFNQSPLFLDFLMGRREYECTPWGNPTYNVFGWQKPCYLLQEGYAKTFHELMDSTEWDHYGTGRNEKCADCMVHCGYEASAVEDTFGTLSGFGRTVKLTMLPTSR; translated from the coding sequence ATGGCCGTTCCACTTTCCCAGATGTTTACAGTCACGAAGTACGTGCTCACCCAGAAGATCACCAGGGTGAAGCGGTATCCGCTTGTGTTGATGCTGGAGCCCTTATTTCGTTGTAATTTGGCTTGTGCCGGCTGCGGAAAGATTCAGTACCCGGACCACGTGCTGGATAAGCGGCTGACTCCGGAGCAATGCTGGGCAGCTGCCGAAGAATGTGGAGCCCCGATTGTCAGTATTCCAGGCGGAGAGCCGATGATCCATCCCGAGATGGCATCGATTGTTCGCGGGTTGGTTGCGCAGAAACGGTACGTGTATCTCTGTACCAATGCGATTCTGATGGAACGGAAACTCGATGAGTATGAGCCGTCGAAGTTTCTCACGTTCAGCGTCCACATGGACGGACTAAAAGATGAGCACGATTTGGCGGTGTGCCGTGACGGCGTCTATGACGTCGCGGTGAAGGCCATCAAGGCGGCGTTGAAGCGGGGGCATCGGGTGACCACCAATACGACGCTCTTTGACGATGCCAATCCTGAGCGTGTGCGCAAGTTTTTCGATGCGATGATGGAGCTCGGCGTCGAAGGCATGATGATCTCGCCTGGGTATAGCTATAATAAGGCGCCGGACCAACAGCATTTCTTGAAGCGAGAACGCACAAGGGAATTGTTTTCCCGTATTTTGGGGAGTCCGAAGCAGGGGTGGCAGTTTAATCAGTCACCGCTGTTCTTGGATTTCTTGATGGGGCGTCGGGAGTATGAATGCACGCCTTGGGGCAATCCGACCTATAACGTATTCGGTTGGCAGAAGCCCTGCTACTTACTTCAGGAAGGTTATGCGAAGACATTCCATGAACTGATGGACAGCACGGAATGGGATCACTACGGGACGGGGCGGAATGAGAAATGCGCCGATTGTATGGTGCATTGTGGCTATGAAGCGTCGGCAGTCGAAGATACCTTTGGCACGTTGTCCGGGTTTGGCCGGACTGTGAAGTTAACGATGCTCCCGACTTCGCGATGA
- a CDS encoding cytochrome ubiquinol oxidase subunit I encodes MKTWQRSLMAAFALLALFGGVAYAQAPGASPVEFPYTGNRTAVWIVAQLHILFAGFILGAPIFVVISEWLGYRKQDPRYDRLAKEVTKVTVILYSMTALTGGLFIFVLLATYPQFTTWLINHFYLLFAVIYPLLFISETILLYMYFYTWDSWKGEKKARHIALGVLLNLIGTITLFVIDGPTSFMNTPVKAEGISPQEFLATASLWDKIFNYSWMPLNLHRLVGNVTFGGFVAGLIAAYMFMGAKKDEERAYYDWMGFVGNLIGVGALLFLPFMGYLLAYELCDYDASICPYMMADQLSMFFEMQGAMIGLIFLASNYYIWLSMKRIEGVEKVRMTILAPVVMVLLPLVMTKVMTDYPVPDPTSLAFLLPLLLAPFTVGRFIPLTVSARTVIKVGFLMVVVGDAIWLTPHGFVPTGAKLVAELELPSDWNFLALMPAKNSAAFTLVFVTVVNYVIYNRAISQGTIVWGKIDFASQFVLIFLAFSAIWTMGLMGAVRSLLRKYYHTYNLLPDFTAESFTPTLSYSAWWITGITVVFYAVVSFAIIVTLRPSDSKGHAPEGSPVPAGSK; translated from the coding sequence ATGAAAACGTGGCAGCGCAGTCTCATGGCGGCATTCGCGCTTCTGGCGTTGTTCGGAGGCGTGGCGTATGCCCAAGCTCCTGGCGCGTCACCCGTGGAGTTCCCTTATACGGGGAATCGGACCGCGGTATGGATCGTCGCCCAGCTTCACATCCTGTTTGCGGGATTCATTCTCGGTGCCCCAATCTTTGTCGTGATCTCGGAATGGTTGGGGTATCGAAAGCAGGATCCACGGTACGATCGTTTAGCCAAAGAGGTCACGAAGGTTACGGTCATTCTCTACAGCATGACCGCCCTCACCGGGGGCCTCTTTATATTCGTGCTGCTCGCGACCTACCCACAGTTCACGACGTGGCTGATCAATCACTTCTATCTGCTATTCGCGGTGATCTACCCGTTGCTGTTCATCAGCGAGACCATCTTGCTGTACATGTATTTCTACACCTGGGATTCCTGGAAGGGCGAAAAGAAGGCCCGTCATATCGCCCTTGGGGTGCTCTTGAATTTGATCGGCACGATCACGCTGTTCGTCATCGATGGTCCGACCTCGTTTATGAATACGCCGGTGAAGGCCGAGGGTATCTCGCCGCAAGAGTTCCTCGCGACCGCGAGTTTGTGGGACAAGATCTTCAACTATAGCTGGATGCCGCTCAATCTCCACCGCCTCGTCGGTAACGTGACGTTCGGCGGGTTTGTCGCCGGTCTGATCGCCGCCTACATGTTCATGGGAGCGAAGAAGGACGAGGAGCGAGCCTACTACGATTGGATGGGATTTGTCGGCAACCTGATCGGTGTGGGCGCGTTGCTGTTCCTGCCGTTCATGGGCTATCTGTTGGCCTACGAGCTCTGCGATTACGATGCGTCGATCTGTCCGTATATGATGGCCGACCAGCTCTCGATGTTTTTCGAAATGCAGGGCGCGATGATCGGCCTCATCTTCCTGGCGAGTAATTACTATATCTGGCTCAGCATGAAGCGGATCGAGGGAGTCGAAAAGGTTCGGATGACGATCCTGGCTCCTGTCGTGATGGTCTTGCTGCCCTTAGTGATGACCAAGGTGATGACGGATTATCCGGTTCCTGATCCGACCTCGCTGGCCTTCCTGCTTCCGCTGTTGTTGGCCCCGTTCACCGTAGGCCGGTTCATCCCGCTGACGGTATCTGCGCGGACCGTGATCAAGGTCGGATTCTTGATGGTCGTCGTCGGCGATGCTATCTGGCTCACGCCCCATGGCTTCGTGCCGACAGGGGCCAAGCTGGTGGCGGAGTTGGAGTTGCCGTCAGATTGGAACTTCCTGGCGTTGATGCCGGCGAAGAATTCAGCCGCATTTACGTTGGTCTTCGTCACGGTCGTCAATTACGTCATTTATAACCGGGCCATCAGTCAGGGCACGATTGTTTGGGGCAAGATCGATTTTGCCTCCCAGTTTGTCTTGATCTTCCTGGCCTTCAGCGCAATTTGGACGATGGGTCTGATGGGTGCGGTTCGCTCGTTGCTGCGGAAGTATTACCACACCTACAATCTGTTGCCGGACTTCACCGCGGAATCCTTCACGCCGACGTTGTCCTATTCCGCCTGGTGGATTACCGGGATTACAGTCGTCTTTTACGCCGTCGTCAGTTTCGCGATTATCGTGACCCTTCGGCCTTCCGATTCGAAGGGGCATGCACCTGAGGGTAGTCCAGTCCCTGCCGGGAGTAAGTAA
- a CDS encoding BamA/TamA family outer membrane protein yields MTSLRGCIAVALLFLAANAISLPESVRADVQYFPVPSVSTSKNDGNDVGLITPILITDPDGELKYIVAPMVVRNSIVGTRGALNLFRYEPGGREIRFIGSFTERIERKLVFSYADPAFSQGRYSLNFGASFFKNATSRFFGVGEATSEPQQTNYTAREGRVNWRFGVYANEVTQIAVGQRVRDVRLQKGATDLPFTGDRFSTVDGVQGESIILGHRATFYYDTRNNLVTPTDGMAVTAYAEVNQNIRNGDHPVYSRYEVEVKKLFPSESKRAILVVRADLQATIGTQVPFFEQSSLGGQNNLRGFGVDRFIDKHLVSLSIEERIHLARTRVAGVIADFEVAPFLDTGQVFNDYKDVSFKSYRMTPGVGFRGIVRPNVVGRVDYGYSREGGAIYAGLDFPY; encoded by the coding sequence ATGACAAGCTTGCGCGGCTGTATCGCCGTTGCCCTCCTGTTTCTTGCGGCGAATGCCATCTCGTTGCCTGAGTCCGTACGAGCCGACGTTCAATACTTCCCGGTTCCGTCCGTGTCGACCAGCAAGAACGATGGGAACGATGTCGGGCTGATCACGCCGATATTGATTACAGATCCCGATGGGGAGTTGAAATATATCGTCGCGCCGATGGTCGTTCGCAACTCCATCGTGGGGACGCGCGGGGCGCTCAATCTGTTTCGGTACGAACCGGGTGGGCGTGAGATTCGTTTCATCGGCTCCTTCACGGAGCGGATCGAGCGGAAACTGGTCTTCAGTTATGCCGATCCAGCCTTCAGCCAGGGACGCTACTCCCTGAATTTCGGCGCCTCGTTTTTCAAAAATGCCACCTCTCGTTTTTTTGGGGTAGGAGAAGCGACCTCTGAGCCGCAACAGACGAACTATACGGCGCGTGAGGGGCGAGTGAATTGGCGATTCGGGGTCTATGCCAACGAAGTGACCCAGATTGCCGTCGGCCAGCGTGTCCGCGACGTGCGCTTGCAGAAGGGCGCCACCGATCTTCCCTTTACCGGTGACCGATTTTCGACGGTGGATGGCGTGCAGGGCGAGTCGATCATTCTCGGCCACCGGGCGACGTTCTATTACGATACACGCAATAATTTGGTCACGCCTACCGATGGGATGGCCGTGACGGCGTATGCCGAGGTCAATCAGAATATCCGCAACGGCGATCATCCCGTCTATTCCCGCTACGAAGTCGAGGTGAAGAAACTGTTCCCGAGCGAGTCGAAGCGCGCAATTCTCGTCGTGCGTGCGGACCTCCAGGCGACCATTGGGACACAGGTTCCGTTCTTCGAGCAAAGTTCATTGGGTGGGCAAAACAATTTGCGTGGATTCGGCGTCGACCGCTTCATCGACAAGCATCTCGTGTCGCTCAGTATCGAGGAGCGGATTCATTTGGCGAGGACGAGGGTTGCGGGCGTTATCGCGGATTTCGAAGTCGCGCCGTTTCTGGATACCGGACAGGTCTTCAATGATTATAAGGATGTCAGTTTTAAGAGTTATCGCATGACTCCTGGTGTCGGATTCCGCGGCATCGTGCGACCCAATGTCGTCGGGCGTGTCGATTACGGCTACAGCCGGGAAGGCGGCGCGATCTATGCTGGGTTGGATTTCCCCTACTAA
- a CDS encoding ABC transporter substrate-binding protein → MEIKGSAGRSAQRWSWARAASGMACLLLLLSVVAVQPAVAGGATEAMKSTIDEVLRVIQDKELKQPARAEERRKRLEQVVGDRFDYPEMSRRALGASWNTLADKDKQEFVALFQTLLTNSYADKVETYSGEGVQYLNERVDKEFAEVRTKVLTGKTEIPLDYRLLNKGVEWRVYDVVVDGVSLVSNYRGQFTKILRSSSYADLIDQLRKKSDKIKAP, encoded by the coding sequence ATGGAGATCAAGGGGTCTGCCGGTCGATCAGCGCAGAGATGGAGTTGGGCCAGGGCCGCGAGTGGGATGGCCTGTCTACTGTTGTTGCTCAGCGTTGTGGCAGTCCAGCCGGCAGTCGCCGGCGGCGCGACTGAGGCCATGAAGAGCACCATCGACGAGGTGCTCAGGGTCATCCAGGACAAGGAGCTGAAACAACCGGCAAGAGCTGAAGAGCGCCGGAAGAGATTGGAGCAGGTTGTCGGGGACCGGTTCGATTATCCTGAAATGTCGAGACGGGCGCTCGGGGCTTCCTGGAATACGCTCGCCGATAAAGACAAACAAGAGTTCGTTGCCCTGTTCCAGACGCTCTTGACGAACTCCTATGCCGACAAGGTCGAGACCTATTCCGGTGAGGGGGTGCAGTACCTCAATGAACGGGTCGATAAGGAGTTTGCCGAGGTGCGGACGAAGGTGCTGACCGGTAAGACGGAAATTCCTCTCGATTACCGCTTGCTCAACAAGGGTGTGGAGTGGCGAGTCTACGATGTGGTGGTGGACGGCGTGAGTTTGGTGAGTAACTACCGTGGGCAGTTCACGAAAATTCTTCGCTCCTCAAGTTATGCCGACTTGATCGATCAGCTCCGCAAGAAGTCCGATAAGATTAAAGCCCCGTAG
- a CDS encoding ABC transporter permease, with protein sequence MTNVIEQLGVRAILRIQEMGRMLLFVLSACAWLVRPPFRFHQIMKQLHFIGYKSVFVVVLTAGFTGMVLALQGYYSLRKFGSEGLLGSAVALSMIRELGPVLAALMVTARAGSAMTAEIGIMRITEQIDALDTMAINPMQYLIAPKLVAGVIGVPLLVAIFDVVGIYGGSLVGVDLLGVSEGAYWNSIESAVEWKDIYGGILKSISFGLIISWICCYKGFYTRQSAEGLGSATTEAVVLSSVLILVWDYFLTSVLL encoded by the coding sequence ATGACGAATGTGATTGAACAGCTGGGTGTGCGGGCCATCCTCCGTATACAGGAGATGGGTCGCATGTTGTTATTTGTGCTGTCGGCCTGTGCCTGGCTGGTGCGGCCTCCCTTTCGATTCCATCAAATTATGAAACAGCTCCACTTCATCGGGTATAAATCCGTGTTTGTCGTCGTGCTGACGGCGGGTTTTACGGGGATGGTGCTGGCGCTTCAAGGCTATTACAGCTTGCGGAAGTTCGGCTCCGAGGGGTTACTGGGTTCTGCGGTGGCGTTGAGCATGATCCGGGAGTTGGGCCCGGTGCTGGCGGCGTTGATGGTGACAGCGCGGGCCGGTTCAGCCATGACTGCCGAGATCGGCATCATGCGGATTACGGAGCAGATCGATGCGCTCGATACGATGGCGATCAACCCGATGCAATATCTGATCGCACCGAAATTGGTGGCGGGCGTGATCGGGGTGCCGTTGCTCGTGGCGATCTTCGATGTGGTCGGTATCTATGGCGGATCCCTCGTCGGAGTGGATTTGTTGGGCGTGAGCGAAGGGGCCTACTGGAACTCGATCGAATCGGCTGTGGAATGGAAAGATATCTACGGCGGTATTCTCAAATCGATCAGCTTCGGGCTGATCATCAGTTGGATCTGTTGCTATAAAGGATTCTACACGAGACAGAGTGCCGAGGGATTGGGGAGTGCCACGACGGAAGCCGTGGTCTTGTCGTCGGTGCTGATCCTCGTATGGGACTATTTTCTCACCTCGGTCTTGCTCTAA